Below is a genomic region from Pararhizobium sp. A13.
GAGGTCGACGTCGGTGAAGGCAAGGGTGCCGGTGTCGGTGAGGTTGCCGACCGGGGTGACCTGCTCGGTGACCGCGCCGGTGACGTCCGTCGCCGCCACGACCGGTGCATCGTTGGTGCCGGTGATGGTCACCGAAACCGTGCGATCCACGGTGCCGCCGTTGCCATCGTCGAGGGTGATGGTGAAGGTCTCGACCTTGGTCTGGTCCTTGGCGAGGTACTCCACGTCGCTATCGGCGACGCTGTAGTTCCAGGTGATCACGCCACCCAGGCCGGAGCCGGTGGTGTCGGTGGTGACGCTGGCGGTGAGGGCGCCGAGGGCGCCGGCCGAGGCCGTGATCGTTGGGCTGATGCTGTGGGCGTCGGTGAGGTCGACGTCGGTGAAGGCAAGGGTGCCGGTGTCGGTGAGGTTGCCGACCGGGGTGACCTGCTCGGTGACCGCGCCGGTGACGTCCGTCGCCGCCACGACCGGTGCATCGTTGGTGCCGGTGATGGTCACCGAAACCGTGCGATCCACGGTGCCGCCGTTGCCATCGTCGAGGGTGATGGTGAAGGTCTCGACCTTGGTCTGGTCCTTGGCGAGGTACTCCACGTCGCTATCGGCGACGCTGTAGTTCCAGGTGATCACGCCACCCAGGCCGGAGCCGGTGGTGTCGGTGGTGACGCTGGCGGTGAGAGCGCCGAGGGCGCCGGCCGAGGCCGTGATCGTTGGGCTGATGCTGTGGGCGTCGGTGAGGTCGACGTCGGTGAAGGCAAGGGTGCCGGTGTCGGTGAGGTTGCCGACCGGGGTGACCTGCTCGGTGACCGCGCCGGTGACGTCCGTCGCCGCCACGACCGGTGCATCGTTGGTGCCGGTGATGGTCACCGAAACCGTGCGATCCACGGTGCCGCCGTTGCCATCGTCGAGGGTGATGGTGAAGGTCTCGACCTTGGTCTGGTCCTTGGCGAGGTACTCCACGTCGCTATCGGCGACGCTGTAGTTCCAGGTGATCACGCCACCCAGGCCGGAGCCGGTGGTGTCGGTGGTGACGCTGGCGGTGAGGGCGCCGAGGGCGCCGGCCGAGGCCGTGATCGTTGGGCTGATGCTGTGGGCGTCGGTGAGGTCGACGTCGGTGAAGGCAAGGGTGCCGGTGTCGGTGAGGTTGCCGACCGGGGTGACCTGCTCGGTGACCGCGCCGGTGACGTCCGTCGCCGCCACGACCGGTGCATCGTTGGTGCCGGTGATGGTCACCGAAACCGTGCGATCCACGGTGCCGCCGTTGCCATCGTCGAGGGTGATGGTGAAGGTCTCGACCTTGGTCTGGTCCTTGGCGAGGTACTCCACGTCGCTATCGGCGACGCTGTAGTTCCAGGTGATCACGCCACCCAGGCCGGAGCCGGTGGTGTCGGTGGTGACGCTGGCGGTGAGGGCGCCGAGGGCGCCGGCCGAGGCCGTGATCGTTGGGCTGATGCTGTGGGCGTCGGTGAGGTCGACGTCGGTGAAGGCAAGGGTGCCGGTGTCGGTGAGGTTGCCGACCGGGGTGACCTGCTCGGTGACCGCGCCGGTGACGTCCGTCGCCGCCACGACCGGTGCATCGTTGGTGCCGGTGATGGTCACCGAAACCGTGCGATCCACGGTGCCGCCGTTGCCATCGTCGAGGGTGATGGTGAAGGTCTCGACCTTGGTCTGGTCCTTGGCGAGGTACTCCACGTCGCTATCGGCGACGCTGTAGTTCCAGGTGATCACGCCACCCAGGCCGGAGCCGGTGGTGTCGGTGGTGACGCTGGCGGTGAGAGCGCCGAGGGCGCCGGCCGAGGCCGTGATCGTTGGGCTGATGCTGTGGGCGTCGGTGAGGTCGACGTCGGTGAAGGCAAGGGTGCCGGTGTCGGTGAGGTTGCCGACCGGGGTGACCTGCTCGGTGACCGCGCCGGTGACGTCCGTCGCCGCCACGACCGGTGCATCGTTGGTGCCGGTGATGGTCACCGTTACGACCTGCGTTGCCGTCGAGCCGTGGCCGTCGTTGACCGTTACGGTGTAATGCTCGACCACGCTCTGGCCGGCAGCGAGGTACTGCGAAGCCCCGTTGTTGAGGGCGTAGCGCCACTGCACCGAGCCGTTGGCGGCGTTCGCGGCTTCACTGGCAGGGTCGAGCGAGAAGGTGCCGAGCGCAGTTTCGCCGGCGGTCGGGGCGAACGACGCGGTGTGGCCGTCGGTGAGGTCGACGTCGGTGAAGGAAATGGTGCCGGCGGCGTTGAGGGAATCGGTCGGCAAAGCAGTGGTGTCGGCATCCTCGACCACGGCGCCATTCTGAGCGCCGCTGGTAATTGAGACAATATCGTTCGTCCCGGTGATAGTGATAGTAAGCTGTGCAGTATCGGTAAGTCCGTGCGGGTCACGGACGGTGTACGTAAACAGCTCAGTGACTGTGACCCCGTCGGCCAGCGCATTGGTGTCCACATCGCTGTTATTGAGGTTGTAGGTATAGGTGCCATTGGCATTCAAGGTCAGTGAGCCGTAGGTGCCCACCAATGCAGATCCGACCGTGCCGGCAGTTCCAGATCCGGATTCCGGACCCGTCCGGACCGCCGACACAACCAGCGACGCCTGGCCATTGTCGGAATCCGTGTCGTTGACCAGCACATTACCTGCCGCCGTGGAATCCCCCGGAAACGGCGTATTCCCCGGGCCAACGCCGGCCTCGCGCACCGCGTCCGCTGCGTTGGTATCATTGAAGCCGACGGGCGAAGTTGGATCGAGAGTGAATGAAACCTGCTCGATCGCGGAGACTTTCAGATTAATGCTCGTGAAGGTGAATTCTGCTTGACCCGCCTGGCCGGTATTCGCGTTCGAGTTAGCGGCAATAAAGGCTCGAAACTGAGTGACTTCAGCATTCAATGCTGCCATGAACGACGAATTAAGTAATTGCGCATTACTAAGATAGATAACGAGCTTATCGATTTCGGCGGTGCCTTTCGCAGCATTGCCGTTGCCGCCGTCGTAAACGTCGTAGCCAGAAAATGTCGCCTGTCCAATCGTTGTCCCTGTGCCGTAAACTTGGCCACCAATCTTGTACTGGTTTTCCCACGCTCGGTAGATAAGGATGTCCGCTCCTGATCCGCCCAGGACCGTGTCGAAACCACTGCCTCCATCGAGCGTATCGGCACCTGACCCGCCATTCAGGCGATCGTCTCCAGCACCCCCCGACAGCACGTCGTCTCCGCTACCGCCGACCAGATTGTCGTTGCTGCTTGTGCCAATGGTCGTTGCCATACCCCGCCCCTATCGCCCTAGTTGTTGTTGTTGTTGTCAGTCATGGGAATTGCCGGCGCCGTCGCGCCGCTTGCCGGATAGTCGCTCAAAAATTGCAGACCTATGAGGGCAAGTTCGCCTTCGCCAACAAACGGGTTGATCCTGGGCGAGAGCGCCAGGACCAGATGAGTTCGCATTCAGACCAATGACATTTGTACCGACACCAAACGCGCACGCTCGCGGGTCCGCCGGATACTTGATGTCGGCTGAATCTTCGCAATGGGCAGACGCGGGCTTCGTATCGGTCGAGGGGGAAAACTCATTGTCGATGGAGCAAAGTGCGATTCCGGCCAAATCGTTGCTCAACACATCGAGAGAAGTAACGGTCAGGGGGGCGGAAATGAGGATAGCCGTATCTTCGGCAAAACTGCAGGCTGTATTAGGAAACGATGTCGTAGTTCCGTTAACATATTTGCTTTGGCAAGAAGCCATTTAATCCCCCCCTTTTTACTCTTACGCCAGCATAAAAACAGATCCCCATCCATTTGAGTGCCGTATTGGAAGACTACCACCTCTCCATCTAAGACTTGCGGTACAATCAACACACTGGTCTGACGGCTTTTTCTGGCCGCGCTGCGTGCCCTTTAACCCCTATGCGTCGCCCATCCCCTGATTGCCGGTTTAGGCGATGCTTATATTAGAGTATTCTTAACGCCGATGAAGAGTAAGCGTCAACATCCCCAAAGGAGGAACAGTTAACGGCCGAAAGGATCAGCAGGGGGGCGGCTGCCGCGCCGGAAAGTGGCAGGACGGTAGCCGAAGGTTGTGACTTCAGCCTCCCTCATCATCTGGCGGCCGCGACTGATCGCCTGAAAACAATGGACACCCACTCCCTTTCGCCAGGAACGGAACTCCCCTCCAACTGGGCTTTCGCATCGGCCAGGGATTGTGGGATCAGCGCTCCGAGCCTGCCGCGTTCTAGCCAGGTTTCGCCTTCAGGCAGACCTACGTCATCATCG
It encodes:
- a CDS encoding VCBS domain-containing protein; the encoded protein is MATTIGTSSNDNLVGGSGDDVLSGGAGDDRLNGGSGADTLDGGSGFDTVLGGSGADILIYRAWENQYKIGGQVYGTGTTIGQATFSGYDVYDGGNGNAAKGTAEIDKLVIYLSNAQLLNSSFMAALNAEVTQFRAFIAANSNANTGQAGQAEFTFTSINLKVSAIEQVSFTLDPTSPVGFNDTNAADAVREAGVGPGNTPFPGDSTAAGNVLVNDTDSDNGQASLVVSAVRTGPESGSGTAGTVGSALVGTYGSLTLNANGTYTYNLNNSDVDTNALADGVTVTELFTYTVRDPHGLTDTAQLTITITGTNDIVSITSGAQNGAVVEDADTTALPTDSLNAAGTISFTDVDLTDGHTASFAPTAGETALGTFSLDPASEAANAANGSVQWRYALNNGASQYLAAGQSVVEHYTVTVNDGHGSTATQVVTVTITGTNDAPVVAATDVTGAVTEQVTPVGNLTDTGTLAFTDVDLTDAHSISPTITASAGALGALTASVTTDTTGSGLGGVITWNYSVADSDVEYLAKDQTKVETFTITLDDGNGGTVDRTVSVTITGTNDAPVVAATDVTGAVTEQVTPVGNLTDTGTLAFTDVDLTDAHSISPTITASAGALGALTASVTTDTTGSGLGGVITWNYSVADSDVEYLAKDQTKVETFTITLDDGNGGTVDRTVSVTITGTNDAPVVAATDVTGAVTEQVTPVGNLTDTGTLAFTDVDLTDAHSISPTITASAGALGALTASVTTDTTGSGLGGVITWNYSVADSDVEYLAKDQTKVETFTITLDDGNGGTVDRTVSVTITGTNDAPVVAATDVTGAVTEQVTPVGNLTDTGTLAFTDVDLTDAHSISPTITASAGALGALTASVTTDTTGSGLGGVITWNYSVADSDVEYLAKDQTKVETFTITLDDGNGGTVDRTVSVTITGTNDAPVVAATDVTGAVTEQVTPVGNLTDTGTLAFTDVDLTDAHSISPTITASAGALGALTASVTTDTTGSGLGGVITWNYSVADSDVEYLAKDQTKVETFTITLDDGNGGTVDRTVSVTITGTNDAPVVAATDVTGAVTEQVTPVGNLTDTGTLAFTDVDLTDAHSISPTITASAGALGALTASVTTDTTGSGLGGVITWNYSVADSDVEYLAKDQTKVETFTITLDDGNGGTVDRTVSVTITGTNDAPVVAATDVTGAVTEQVTPVGNLTDTGTLAFTDVDLTDAHSISPTITASAGALGALTASVTTDTTGSGLGGVITWNYSVADSDVEYLAKDQTKVETFTITLDDGNGGTVDRTVSVTITGTNDAPVVAATDVTGAVTEQVTPVGNLTDTGTLAFTDVDLTDAHSISPTITASAGALGALTASVTTDTTGSGLGGVITWNYSVADSDVEYLAKDQTKVETFTITLDDGNGGTVDRTVSVTITGTNDAPVVAATDVTGAVTEQVTPVGNLTDTGTLAFTDVDLTDAHSISPTITASAGALGALTASVTTDTTGSGLGGVITWNYSVADSDVEYLAKDQTKVETFTITLDDGNGGTVDRTVSVTITGTNDAPVVAATDVTGAVTEQVTPVGNLTDTGTLAFTDVDLTDAHSISPTITASAGALGALTASVTTDTTGSGLGGVITWNYSVADSDVEYLAKDQTKVETFTITLDDGNGGTVDRTVSVTITGTNDAPVVAATDVTGAVTEQVTPVGNLTDTGTLAFTDVDLTDAHSISPTITASAGALGALTASVTTDTTGSGLGGVITWNYSVADSDVEYLAKDQTKVETFTITLDDGNGGTVDRTVSVTITGTNDAPVVAATDVTGAVTEQVTPVGNLTDTGTLAFTDVDLTDAHSISPTITASAGALGALTASVTTDTTGSGLGGVITWNYSVADSDVEYLAKDQTKVETFTITLDDGNGGTVDRTVSVTITGTNDAPVVAATDVTGAVTEQVTPVGNLTDTGTLAFTDVDLTDAHSISPTITASAGALGALTASVTTDTTGSGLGGVITWNYSVADSDVEYLAKDQTKVETFTITLDDGNGGTVDRTVSVTITGTNDAPVVAATDVTGAVTEQVTPVGNLTDTGTLAFTDVDLTDAHSISPTITASAGALGALTASVTTDTTGSGLGGVITWNYSVADSDVEYLAKDQTKVETFTITLDVATAAPWIARFR